A genome region from Leptospiraceae bacterium includes the following:
- a CDS encoding DUF58 domain-containing protein: MILKELEKLIQEIELKYKKKIRSNRAGSILVNRSGRGMDFKESRVYMYGDDIRFVDWNVSSRMGELYVKLFHEENDRTINLFLDISKSMSFSGANSYTKFFIGFQFLAFITLLSLNTGDKVNIILYSDKTELVALGIKSKAEAYRILRKVNEFPIANKTNHLLPLQYLKNKIPRNSISYIISDFAGITDLTPYKTLLGIHELYGIRISDPIENLDNNVLKNFFVENIETNSGGIYSSSYKSDSEILEDFFRSNLLNLKTDSDLGKSIVRFLNR; this comes from the coding sequence ATGATTCTAAAAGAGTTAGAGAAATTAATTCAAGAGATTGAATTAAAATACAAAAAGAAAATTCGTAGTAATAGGGCAGGGTCAATCCTTGTAAACCGCTCTGGAAGAGGTATGGATTTTAAGGAATCTCGTGTTTATATGTATGGGGACGATATTCGATTTGTGGATTGGAATGTAAGTTCTAGAATGGGTGAGTTGTATGTAAAACTTTTTCATGAAGAAAATGATAGAACTATCAATTTATTTTTAGATATATCAAAGTCTATGTCGTTTAGTGGCGCAAATTCTTATACGAAATTTTTTATTGGATTTCAATTCCTTGCTTTTATCACTCTCCTTTCATTGAATACAGGTGATAAAGTTAATATAATTTTATATTCAGATAAAACAGAATTAGTTGCTCTAGGAATTAAATCAAAAGCAGAGGCATATCGGATTTTGCGCAAGGTAAATGAATTTCCGATAGCAAATAAAACGAACCATTTGCTTCCTTTGCAATACTTAAAAAATAAAATTCCTCGAAATTCCATCTCGTATATAATAAGTGATTTTGCGGGAATAACCGACCTTACCCCATACAAAACTTTGCTTGGAATTCATGAGTTGTACGGAATCCGAATTTCAGACCCAATTGAAAATTTAGATAATAATGTCTTAAAGAATTTTTTTGTGGAAAATATTGAAACAAATTCGGGAGGAATTTATTCTTCTAGTTACAAGTCCGATTCGGAAATTTTGGAAGATTTTTTTAGATCTAATTTATTGAATCTGAAAACAGATTCTGATTTAGGGAAATCCATTGTAAGGTTTCTAAATCGATGA
- a CDS encoding MoxR family ATPase, producing the protein MEELVKTEEIQKAKEKISGLLEELKKEITGQTGIIRNIMTCLVAQGHVLLEGMPGLAKTLLAKSIAQSIDLSFKRIQFTPDLLPADLVGTVIFNPKTATFETRKGPIFTGILLADEINRAPAKVQSALLQCMEERMVTIGDTTFQLEAPFMVLATENPIDQEGTYQLPEAQMDRFLMKVNVSYPDEAEEVAILSQHGSVSSKNKEIKKVLTKKEIQEISSVSDKIYIDDRLKDYIVKLVRNTRPETSKLDEIKPYVKHGVSPRASLALLRCARANALLEGRNFVVPEDIRFSIYEVMRHRMILTFEAVSEDVTVDSLIKTILEVTALP; encoded by the coding sequence ATGGAAGAATTAGTAAAAACAGAAGAAATTCAAAAAGCAAAAGAGAAGATTAGTGGACTTTTGGAAGAACTTAAAAAAGAGATAACTGGACAAACGGGTATTATCCGTAATATTATGACTTGTTTGGTTGCGCAAGGTCACGTACTTTTGGAAGGTATGCCGGGTCTTGCAAAAACTTTATTAGCAAAATCCATTGCCCAAAGTATAGACTTATCATTTAAGCGAATTCAGTTTACTCCAGATTTGCTCCCTGCAGATTTAGTAGGAACTGTCATATTTAATCCTAAAACTGCTACATTTGAAACGAGAAAAGGTCCTATTTTTACTGGAATTTTATTAGCGGATGAAATTAATCGGGCACCTGCGAAAGTACAATCTGCATTATTGCAATGTATGGAAGAAAGAATGGTTACGATAGGCGATACTACTTTTCAATTAGAAGCTCCTTTTATGGTTTTGGCTACTGAAAATCCTATTGATCAGGAAGGAACTTACCAATTACCTGAAGCCCAAATGGACAGGTTTCTCATGAAGGTAAATGTAAGTTATCCCGATGAAGCAGAAGAAGTAGCAATTTTAAGTCAACATGGAAGTGTATCTTCCAAAAACAAAGAAATTAAAAAAGTTCTAACTAAAAAAGAAATTCAAGAAATTTCTTCAGTATCGGACAAAATATATATAGATGATAGACTCAAAGATTATATTGTAAAATTAGTTCGAAATACTCGCCCTGAAACATCTAAGTTAGATGAAATCAAACCTTACGTAAAACACGGAGTATCCCCAAGGGCCTCTCTTGCCCTTTTACGATGTGCCCGTGCAAATGCCCTTTTAGAAGGAAGGAATTTTGTGGTTCCGGAAGATATTCGGTTTTCTATTTATGAAGTTATGCGACATCGTATGATATTAACTTTTGAGGCAGTTTCTGAAGATGTCACTGTGGATTCTTTAATTAAAACAATTTTAGAAGTTACAGCACTTCCTTAA